TTCCGTTACTCATTTCAGTTGACAGATGTAGCAGTCTTTCCCAAAGCCTGCTCGATCGCACTGGTAATCTCCGAGTGCGTAAACGGCTTAAATACTCTATATGAATTTTTGGGGAGCTTTATGTCCCGCGCTCCCGTCCACGCACTTACGAAAATGATCGGTGTATCCGCGGACGATGAAGTCTGTCGAAGCTCATGTGCCAGCGAAACACCGTTTAGGCTTCCCATGAGAACGTCCAAAACGATTACGTGCGGCGCATGACGACTGACGAGTTCGGGAAGTTCGCTGCCGTTTGTTCCCGTCGCGACATCGTATCCATCACTCTCGAGCATCATCCTCAGCAAGTCGAGATAACGCGAGTCATCGTCCATCAGCAAGATTCGAGTTTTCATCCTAATTCTATCAGGTTGCGCTGTGTTCATCCAATATCGTTTTGGTCTTCAATGCGAAGTCTCGCAATGAATTCCAAGTTGCTTCGCCATCTTCACAGGAGTCCAGCACGTTTCGCAGTGCTCCTGCATACTTCGACGGACATCTGGACTCGACAACCATGTCCAGCGTCGCCTTTGACGGCAATTGCATCTGAATAACGGTCCCCGCCGACAACACTTCACGCAGAAGCTGGGAAACCGGACCTTCAAGCTGATCTTCTTGACCGAGACTGAGCACGATGGCGGCACCGTGCTCGCGCATGTTTGCGACACTTCTGGCAAACCATGATTCTGCCTCTTCGTGCCCCCAAAGTCCGGCAAAGTCATCCACCAGCAATGTCGACGCTTCGCGCAGTTCATAAGACAAAGCGTCCAGCAGTCCCGCTAACTTATAATCGGCGTAAAGAGTCTTCAGCTCTTCACCAGAAACAAAGACCCCTTTCAAAACTGGATCCTTCGCCATTCTGTAGTTTCTGATCGCTGCCAGTAAGTGAGTTCTTCCTGAGTGCTCAGGACCGACGAGAACCAATGGGAAATTTATCGCGTCATATTCGCCAGAGGCAATTTGTTTTGCAAGTTCCCGCGCTTGCATGACACCTTCATGAAGCACGAAAGTCTCAAACGACTGCGCCCATGCCGGCCGTAATCCCCACATTCCCACGGACGAATCCCGCTGCGAGACGCTGTCGGAAGTAACAGAACCTGCCACCTGTTCGTCTCCATAGTAGACGTACAAAGCGTGTTCAATCGCGTCGATGTCAGTTGCGAGCAGTACAATGTCATAGTCCGTCACATTCCGCAGCCCGTCCCGCACTCTACCTTCGTCCGCATCCGCGGCAGCCACGACAAGCGTGTTTCCGCTGCGACGAATGGGTACGCACTTTAGGTCGACGGCTACTCTGCGCGGCACGTGCCTAACCGCTTCAAGATCAATTTGTACGTCTTCCAATTTTACGGAGCGTATCTCCTGCAGACTTACAAGTATGCGATCCAGCTCGGCCGCCGAAAGAAGTTCAAGCTCAACCAATGCGTCGCTGAAGCTGATTTCTGATTCTCCCTGCAGCTCTTTGGCGAGTTGCAGCTGTTCTTCGCTAATCAGCTCGGTACTCTGAATCTGCTGTTCGAGCTTGTTCTCTAAAGCACTGCTAATTTTCATTTCTTGAGGTGCTTGTGTTTAGTCTTTCTAACTCATGCCAAAGCTCACTACCCGCCCACATTAGCTCCGTTGTTGAGATTGTCTCATCGGCGATGATCCGCAGTTGGCGGTTGCCATACTGCTGAGTCCATCGGGCACCGCGCGGATCTTTCTCAACCATCGTACGAGCTTCGCTCGAGACACGGCCGCCATCACTTTCTTTCGACTCGTTGGAATTCGAAAGCACACCGCTCTCCATGAGTTTTCTCATCTCAAAACTTTGAAGACCCGTAACTTTTTGTTTTAACTCTCCGAACTTCTTTTGCAGTCGCAAATGAAGCGGGACAGGGACGTGCATCGAGGCGCTCTTCTTGTCAGCGCCTGAAATTCGCATCGCGCGAAGCAGACGCACGGTATCAACTCGGATTGTTCTCTGCGGAGGCAGCGCGTCCGGTTCTTCGCTGAACTCCAACAATGTATGTCCCTTAAGCGACTCGAGCGCTTTCCATCCCGTTTCTCCATCCGGATTTTCTGCGTGCGCCAGGTTTCCCCTAACGAACCACACTAACAACTCTTGCGTATCGGAGCGCAGGCAGACCAACCCTGAATATCTGCTCGTCCGACATCGATCGAGCGTGGTAATCAACGTGCTCCTTCCGTCGGCATTCATCATCCGACCTCCGCCAACCGCGAGCCGGACGATTTTATGCCACGCACGGCCATCTCCAAATCGTTCGGGTTGTTTGCATTCTCAACAGCCGTCTCATACGATATTGCGCCTAAGTTGTACAATCCAAGAATGGACTGATCAAACGACTGCATACCGTGTGTACCTTGGTCGTCCTCGATTAGACCATGAATCAAATGCATCTTGTCCGTTTGGGTAAGACACTCCCTTACTGCTGCTGTATTGATCATGATTTCGACCAACGGGATACGGCCTTTGCCGTCCTTTTTCGGCACGAGACGTTGCGAAATAACGGATTGGAGTGAACCCGAAAGCATAGCGCGGATCTGCGCCTGTTCATTGAGTGGGAAAAACGATATGATACGGTTAACGGCTTCGACGGCGTTCAGCGTGTGGAGCGAAGTGAGAACAAGGTGTCCGGTTTCCGCGGCCTGCAACGCGATCTTCATGGTCATTTGATCGCGGATCTCGCCGACCATAATTATGTCGGGATCCTCGCGAAGTGCATGTGTCAAAGCGGCCAGAAACGACTCCGTGTCAATCATTACTTCTCGCTGCGCGATCAGTGATTTCTTGTTTGAGAACACGAACTCAATCGGATCCTCAATCGTGAGGATATTTACGCTGCGAGTTTGATTGATGTGCTCTATCATCGACGCCATAGTCGTCGATTTGCCCGATCCGGTCGCGCCGGTCAACAAAATAATTCCCCGCATGCTTGAACACATCTTCTCAATGGCGGGCGGAAGCCCCAACTCTTTGAAACCGGGAACCACAGTCTTGATTGCACGAAAAGCCAACGCCGGCGTGCCCTTCTGGAAGTACGCGTTGATACGTACACGACCGTGACCGGGAACCGTTAATGCAAGATCGAGTTCCTTCTCTTTCATGAAGCGGTCCAACTGTCCGGTCGTCAACGTTTCACCGAGCAAAGCGCTCATCTCGCGCTCGCTCACCGGTTCTGGTCGAGTTCCGAAGAGACTGCCGTCAATGCGCAAAACAGGCACGCTGCCCACGCGCAAGTGAAGGTCAGATGCTTTCTTGGTAAACAGCAGCTCGAGTAGCCCTTTTAGTTCCATTGCCCTTTGCCCGTTAGTTTCTATTGTGCTGCACGTAAACGGCTTATAAGCGTCGCGGCATCCGATTCAAAACCGGATCCGGCTCCAACTCTTTCGAGACACGATAAGGCAGCGTCCGTGTTGCCAAGCATCTCGTTAAGCACTCCCATATGGTAGTTTAGCTCGTCTTGAACATCCGACTCCGCATCAACAACGGCGGTTTCTTCTTCAAGCAGTCGCAATGCCCGGTGCGGATCGTTCGAGTTCTTGAAGCACTGCGCAAGCTCAATAGTCGCTTTGCTGCGGAGCGTACGGTCTCTTCGCGCAGTTTGAAACTCGGTGATC
This region of Calditrichota bacterium genomic DNA includes:
- a CDS encoding response regulator, producing the protein MKTRILLMDDDSRYLDLLRMMLESDGYDVATGTNGSELPELVSRHAPHVIVLDVLMGSLNGVSLAHELRQTSSSADTPIIFVSAWTGARDIKLPKNSYRVFKPFTHSEITSAIEQALGKTATSVN
- a CDS encoding PilT/PilU family type 4a pilus ATPase, encoding MELKGLLELLFTKKASDLHLRVGSVPVLRIDGSLFGTRPEPVSEREMSALLGETLTTGQLDRFMKEKELDLALTVPGHGRVRINAYFQKGTPALAFRAIKTVVPGFKELGLPPAIEKMCSSMRGIILLTGATGSGKSTTMASMIEHINQTRSVNILTIEDPIEFVFSNKKSLIAQREVMIDTESFLAALTHALREDPDIIMVGEIRDQMTMKIALQAAETGHLVLTSLHTLNAVEAVNRIISFFPLNEQAQIRAMLSGSLQSVISQRLVPKKDGKGRIPLVEIMINTAAVRECLTQTDKMHLIHGLIEDDQGTHGMQSFDQSILGLYNLGAISYETAVENANNPNDLEMAVRGIKSSGSRLAEVG
- a CDS encoding DUF4388 domain-containing protein, translating into MMNADGRSTLITTLDRCRTSRYSGLVCLRSDTQELLVWFVRGNLAHAENPDGETGWKALESLKGHTLLEFSEEPDALPPQRTIRVDTVRLLRAMRISGADKKSASMHVPVPLHLRLQKKFGELKQKVTGLQSFEMRKLMESGVLSNSNESKESDGGRVSSEARTMVEKDPRGARWTQQYGNRQLRIIADETISTTELMWAGSELWHELERLNTSTSRNEN